One Sediminibacillus dalangtanensis genomic region harbors:
- a CDS encoding TetR/AcrR family transcriptional regulator → MWSIRGSKEDTTIYANFKQLKSEKQERIINAAIKEFVRNGFEKASTNEIVKEANISKGSLFNYFNSKKDLYLFLLEYSIQVIEQLYEQIDLNETDLFKRIENIGLQKLYIHQKIPHVFDFLASSIQEESDEVKDTLKQQIERIYEQGFEKIYDGIDYSKFREGVDIEKAIEILKWTMLGFGEKGLQQIDSFEDMGEFGEQYLKEWKRYSEILRHSFYK, encoded by the coding sequence TTGTGGTCAATTCGTGGATCAAAGGAGGATACGACTATTTACGCGAACTTTAAACAATTAAAATCAGAAAAACAAGAGCGAATTATTAACGCTGCAATAAAGGAATTCGTCCGAAACGGTTTTGAAAAAGCATCCACAAACGAAATTGTAAAAGAAGCAAATATCTCTAAAGGGTCCTTATTTAACTATTTTAATAGTAAGAAAGATCTTTATTTATTTTTACTTGAATACAGTATTCAAGTGATTGAACAACTTTATGAACAAATTGATCTGAACGAAACGGATCTTTTTAAAAGAATCGAGAATATAGGGTTACAGAAGTTATATATCCATCAAAAAATTCCTCATGTATTTGATTTCCTGGCATCTTCCATTCAAGAAGAATCAGATGAAGTAAAGGATACTTTAAAGCAACAGATTGAACGTATCTATGAGCAAGGCTTTGAAAAAATATATGATGGTATTGATTACTCCAAGTTCCGTGAAGGGGTTGATATCGAAAAGGCGATAGAAATCTTAAAATGGACGATGCTCGGATTCGGAGAAAAAGGACTCCAACAAATAGACAGCTTTGAAGATATGGGGGAATTTGGAGAGCAATATCTTAAAGAGTGGAAGCGTTATTCTGAAATTCTGAGGCATAGTTTTTACAAATGA
- a CDS encoding ABC transporter ATP-binding protein, which produces MTEVVKVHGLQKNFGKFQALKDVTFTVEPGEVVGFIGPNGAGKSTTIRTLLGIIKRDAGNVEIFGKDVWKDSLDIHKRISYVPGDVSLWGSLTGGEIIDLFLKLHGGGDKQKRDYLIKRFELDPKKKAKGYSKGNRQKVGLIAALSVDSDLYIFDEPTSGLDPLMEAIFQEEVEKIKESGKSILLSSHILSEVERLADKVVIIRQGEIVETGTLDDLRHLARSTVTLETEGDVAEMTTVNGVFDFKQTDNQATFSADNQYLNEILMEASKLGVKKFESVPPTLEDLFMRHYEG; this is translated from the coding sequence ATGACGGAAGTTGTTAAAGTGCACGGCTTACAAAAAAATTTCGGTAAATTTCAAGCACTAAAAGATGTGACGTTTACGGTGGAGCCAGGGGAAGTCGTCGGTTTTATTGGCCCGAATGGGGCTGGTAAATCTACAACTATCCGGACTCTATTGGGAATTATAAAGCGAGATGCCGGCAATGTGGAAATATTCGGTAAAGACGTTTGGAAAGACAGCCTAGACATTCACAAACGAATTTCTTATGTTCCTGGAGATGTCTCCTTGTGGGGAAGTCTAACAGGTGGCGAGATTATTGATCTTTTTCTTAAATTGCATGGAGGCGGAGATAAACAAAAACGAGATTACCTGATTAAACGCTTTGAATTGGACCCCAAGAAAAAAGCCAAAGGATATTCGAAAGGAAATCGTCAAAAGGTCGGTTTGATTGCAGCATTGTCTGTTGATTCCGATTTATATATTTTTGATGAGCCAACTTCTGGACTTGACCCTTTGATGGAAGCAATTTTTCAAGAAGAAGTAGAAAAAATCAAAGAATCAGGTAAATCCATCCTGCTATCCTCTCATATTTTGAGTGAAGTGGAACGCTTGGCCGATAAGGTGGTCATCATCCGCCAAGGAGAAATTGTCGAAACTGGAACCCTTGATGATTTACGTCATTTGGCTCGTTCTACTGTAACTTTAGAAACAGAAGGCGATGTGGCGGAAATGACCACTGTGAATGGAGTATTTGATTTCAAACAAACAGATAACCAAGCGACATTCTCTGCGGATAATCAATATCTCAACGAGATTTTAATGGAAGCAAGCAAATTAGGTGTCAAGAAATTTGAATCTGTACCGCCAACGCTTGAGGATTTGTTCATGCGCCATTATGAAGGCTAA
- a CDS encoding ABC transporter permease, translating into MKEKFSRWDILFVQYLKRDWKKIIVWVLGLGLFSAAYVPAFEEITKGQGLLGMYETLQNPAMISMVGPTPIETAADYTLGAMYAQEMVLFCGLFAMIIAVLHVISHTRKEEDLGLTELVRSFQIGRQANSLAVISETVIINVLLTLFIWGVMMSFGADTISAEGSFLFGASIGMAGVIGAGIALVMAQIMSTSSAATGSALGIIGLLYIVRAGTDVSNVGLSMINPLGWTYLTYPFTENNWSLLICALIFSITVVTIAFALEGARDMGAGYLPEREGRERAKKSLLSVRGLFIKINKGVIIGWMIAFVVMGAAYGSIYGDMQTFLESNEMMKQMFTHSSVSIEESFTGTIMMVMTGLVSILPIAIVNKLFSEESRLHLSQLYATKVTRGQFYWTSIGLAIIAGFVGILLAAGGLGGTAITAMGGSSTMDIVDFLAAGYNFLPSVLFLTGLATLALGWAPKLGKVVYVYLGYSFLLNYFGGILDLPEWFSKTAIQSWIPRMPMEDFDAPIFIVLTLISIALVIIGYLGYNRRDMIEGA; encoded by the coding sequence ATGAAGGAAAAATTTTCCCGCTGGGATATCCTGTTTGTTCAGTATCTAAAACGAGATTGGAAAAAAATAATTGTTTGGGTTTTAGGCCTTGGCTTGTTTTCAGCTGCTTATGTTCCAGCTTTTGAAGAAATAACCAAAGGGCAAGGCTTGCTGGGAATGTATGAAACCTTGCAAAATCCTGCTATGATATCCATGGTCGGTCCTACGCCAATCGAAACGGCAGCTGATTATACGTTAGGTGCGATGTATGCGCAGGAAATGGTGCTGTTCTGTGGTTTGTTTGCGATGATTATAGCTGTTTTACACGTGATAAGCCATACGCGTAAAGAGGAAGATCTTGGCCTCACTGAACTTGTGCGCTCATTTCAAATAGGACGACAAGCAAACTCTCTTGCTGTCATTTCAGAGACAGTTATCATTAACGTCTTATTAACACTCTTTATTTGGGGAGTAATGATGAGTTTCGGTGCTGATACGATTTCTGCCGAAGGTTCCTTTTTATTTGGTGCATCGATTGGAATGGCTGGGGTGATCGGTGCTGGGATTGCGCTGGTTATGGCACAAATCATGTCAACTTCATCGGCTGCAACAGGTTCAGCACTTGGAATTATCGGACTGCTTTATATTGTCCGGGCGGGGACAGATGTCTCCAATGTCGGCTTATCCATGATCAATCCATTGGGTTGGACGTATTTAACGTATCCTTTTACTGAAAATAACTGGTCCCTTCTTATCTGTGCCTTGATTTTCAGTATCACCGTGGTGACGATTGCTTTTGCCCTTGAAGGAGCCCGCGATATGGGGGCTGGCTATCTTCCTGAAAGAGAAGGTCGAGAAAGGGCAAAGAAGTCTTTATTGTCTGTTCGTGGCTTATTTATCAAGATTAACAAAGGTGTCATAATAGGTTGGATGATTGCTTTTGTTGTAATGGGTGCTGCCTATGGTTCGATTTATGGAGACATGCAGACCTTTCTTGAAAGTAACGAAATGATGAAACAAATGTTTACGCATTCAAGCGTTTCCATTGAAGAATCATTCACAGGAACAATTATGATGGTCATGACTGGTTTGGTTTCCATTTTACCAATTGCCATTGTCAACAAACTCTTCTCTGAAGAAAGCCGCTTGCACTTAAGTCAACTTTACGCTACAAAAGTGACCCGTGGCCAATTTTATTGGACCAGTATTGGTTTAGCGATTATTGCAGGTTTTGTAGGAATTTTATTAGCCGCAGGTGGTCTTGGCGGCACAGCTATCACAGCTATGGGGGGTAGCTCCACAATGGATATCGTTGATTTTCTTGCCGCTGGCTACAACTTCTTACCGTCGGTATTATTTTTAACTGGTCTTGCAACCTTAGCACTCGGCTGGGCGCCAAAGCTAGGTAAAGTGGTTTATGTATATCTAGGGTACTCCTTTCTACTGAACTACTTTGGCGGTATCTTAGATTTACCAGAATGGTTTTCCAAAACAGCCATTCAAAGCTGGATTCCCCGAATGCCAATGGAAGATTTTGACGCTCCCATTTTCATCGTATTAACTCTGATTAGCATCGCACTGGTGATCATTGGTTACCTTGGTTATAATAGGCGGGATATGATCGAAGGAGCTTAA
- a CDS encoding Na+/H+ antiporter NhaC family protein: MTKDTEDLARATGSKDITKLEFRGGAFGAAVPLLFFVIWAITTSVLQLSSEIGLVMGAVIGLTLGLLFSKSRWEDYAQGLFDGLAQPIGVIAMVAWFYAGMFAQVLQTGGLVEGLVWIGAITGLTGGLFVALTFLLAAVFSTAVGTGYGTTVAFCTLMYPAGIATEADPVMLFAAILAGAVFGDNLAPVSDTTIVSATTQNADVPGVVRSRFKYAIMAAIPTTLLFAIFGGGEAVSADESARTAMLDSADPKGLLMLIPFALVLILALSGHHLITSLTWGIIVSIPLIVFLNLGAFSDIIRFNPDSDAIVEGALINGITGYINMAILILLIVGAAHLLRLGGTMNVITDALVKWIKTSIRKAEFAIWSIVALLNSAITINTAAEIAAAPFVKELGDKYRIHRYRRANMLDAVTSALGYIFPWGAPVLLGWSTIQMMQDTYDWLPVVEPTSVFPFVFQGWFLVIVMLVAALTGWGLRFEGKNGEERKEPPNND, encoded by the coding sequence ATGACAAAGGATACGGAAGATCTGGCCCGTGCTACAGGCAGCAAGGACATCACAAAACTGGAGTTCCGGGGAGGAGCTTTTGGCGCGGCTGTCCCTTTATTGTTTTTTGTAATCTGGGCAATAACAACCAGTGTTCTGCAGCTGTCATCGGAAATTGGATTGGTCATGGGAGCTGTTATCGGTTTAACACTGGGGCTGTTATTCAGTAAGAGTAGATGGGAGGACTATGCACAAGGGTTATTCGACGGTCTTGCCCAGCCAATTGGCGTCATCGCCATGGTAGCCTGGTTTTACGCCGGGATGTTTGCCCAAGTTTTACAAACCGGCGGCTTGGTCGAGGGGCTGGTGTGGATCGGAGCGATTACCGGCCTGACAGGAGGGCTCTTTGTCGCTTTGACCTTCTTGCTCGCAGCCGTCTTTTCCACTGCTGTCGGAACGGGATATGGTACTACAGTAGCTTTCTGTACGCTTATGTATCCTGCTGGAATCGCAACCGAGGCAGACCCCGTCATGCTTTTTGCAGCTATTTTAGCCGGCGCCGTATTCGGTGATAATTTAGCGCCTGTTTCGGACACGACAATCGTCTCCGCTACGACACAGAATGCCGATGTGCCGGGAGTCGTACGCAGCCGGTTCAAATACGCGATCATGGCAGCTATTCCAACTACATTGCTGTTTGCGATATTTGGAGGAGGAGAAGCAGTTTCTGCTGATGAGTCGGCCCGTACGGCTATGCTTGATTCAGCCGACCCCAAAGGACTGTTGATGTTGATTCCGTTTGCTCTCGTTTTAATTCTTGCTTTATCCGGACATCATCTAATTACATCGTTAACATGGGGGATCATTGTCTCTATTCCATTGATTGTGTTCCTGAACTTAGGGGCTTTCAGCGATATCATCCGCTTTAATCCGGATTCGGACGCTATTGTAGAAGGTGCCCTTATCAATGGGATTACAGGTTATATCAACATGGCCATATTAATTTTACTGATAGTTGGAGCTGCTCATTTACTTCGCTTAGGTGGTACCATGAATGTCATCACCGATGCTTTAGTCAAATGGATTAAGACATCGATCCGAAAAGCTGAATTTGCCATTTGGTCGATCGTTGCTTTGTTGAATAGTGCGATCACCATCAATACAGCTGCGGAGATTGCCGCTGCTCCGTTTGTAAAGGAACTGGGCGATAAATACCGTATTCATCGCTATCGGAGGGCAAATATGCTGGATGCGGTCACTTCTGCCCTAGGATATATCTTCCCTTGGGGAGCTCCGGTATTATTGGGTTGGTCGACGATTCAAATGATGCAGGATACGTACGATTGGCTGCCGGTTGTAGAGCCGACGTCTGTATTCCCGTTTGTTTTCCAAGGTTGGTTTCTCGTTATCGTGATGCTGGTAGCGGCATTGACGGGTTGGGGACTACGATTTGAAGGAAAAAAT